In the genome of Candidatus Neomarinimicrobiota bacterium, the window ACTTTTCGTAGAACCTTTTATACCTGAACAGCGTAAACTAAAGAGTGAATGGCATGGCAGATATAAATAATATAAAATATTCAATACTTTTGATCCTGATAGCGATTACAACGCCGATTCAGGGTCAGCAGAGCAGCTCCGACCCCGCTCTGAACGCATACCGGCAAGGAGATTACGATAAAGCTATAGAGTTATACTCCGAACTGTTGGCAAAAAACAGTGATGATAAGAACCTGAAATTCAACTTAGGCGGGGCGTTCTACCAGAAAGGAACTCTTAATTCTGCTAAGTCGGGCTTTGAAGACGCCCTCACGTTGGAGGCGCCCGAAGCGAAGTCGCGGGCATATTACAACTTAGGGAACACCCTCTTCAGAATGAATAAACCGGAAAAGAGCCTCGAAGCGTTCAAGTATGCTATGAAGTTCAACCCTGAGGATGAGGACGCAAAATTCAACTACGAATTCGTGAAGAGCATGCTTGAAGAAAACGAAGAGAAACAGGAAGGGGATGACGAACAGCAAGAGGAGAACGAGGATTCGGAAGAGGAGCAGGATACGGACGAAAAAGAGGATGAAAACGAACAGAATAAAGACGACCAAGAGAGTGAGCAGGAAAAAGAGGATGACCAAGAGAGTGAGCGGCAAAAGGAGCAGAATAAACAACAACAAGAAGAAAAGAAAAAGTCTCGGGAAGAATATCAGGATATGTTAGAGGCGTTGGAACAGCAAGAGATGCAGGCGCTCAAGGATTACATACAGGCGCGCACCGTAAAGAAACGCAGCCCGGAAAAAGATTGGTAATGATGCGCTATAATTTATATCTGCTGACTCTTATTCTCTTCTCCTGGACAACTATTGTTGCTCAAAAAGTTATCAGATTAGAGGCAACCGT includes:
- a CDS encoding tetratricopeptide repeat protein, translated to MADINNIKYSILLILIAITTPIQGQQSSSDPALNAYRQGDYDKAIELYSELLAKNSDDKNLKFNLGGAFYQKGTLNSAKSGFEDALTLEAPEAKSRAYYNLGNTLFRMNKPEKSLEAFKYAMKFNPEDEDAKFNYEFVKSMLEENEEKQEGDDEQQEENEDSEEEQDTDEKEDENEQNKDDQESEQEKEDDQESERQKEQNKQQQEEKKKSREEYQDMLEALEQQEMQALKDYIQARTVKKRSPEKDW